The DNA sequence ttATGAGTGCAATTTTAAATCTATGGTGGAGttatgagaaattaataagatatatgtgcatttattttgttatttttatgctatttttttagttgtttttcagtttatagttgttttttaaCTATCACTAACTCAAAaatgaaaagagaaaaagaaaaggttgaAAGAATAAAATTGTAGCAATaaatttcatggaaaaaaataatgtaatagtacaaaaaattcttaatacaaaaacatattgaataattgatattattttgcttattgtaattagatcaatattatgttatttttctgttactTTGTAgctatatttttgttgttttatagttgtttcTATGTTAATTATTAAGTTGTTTTATGATTGTTTTTGAGTTGTTTTATTTATAAGTCATAGCTTTTAAAATCAAGCTACAAATCTGGCATtataaataccataaaaaaaaactaaaactcaAAATATGCTACAAAATGTATAATAACTAAACTTAAAAGtgacatattttataaaaaaattataaaaaatcatatttagtgtaatttttactAAAAGCAAAGTACACTTTTAGTTAGTAAATTtcctaggttttttttttttcttagcaaTGTTTGGATAAGAGAAACTTAGtgggataagttgaaaaatattccaataaatatatttgtaATCTTGTGACATTTTCCAGGAGTGCAGATCTCTCATACTCTTAAATTTGCTAATACTTATGCACATAAGCTTGTTAAGTATGTTCTTTCGGTAGACACAGATTGTGTTTAGTTGGGGGTAAGACCTCCTCTTTGAACTATTGTATTTTATTGGATCATCTAATATATAACAGtttttattctaaaaaaaaatatcctaaagtaaaataaagaaataaagtgGGTATACCGTAATTTCCTCAAACAAACCCGATGAAAATTTACAAGAAGCCCAAGCCCAATATTAGAAGCCCAACCCAATCAAAGTCAGCAAACTTCAacgactctctctctctctctctctctctctcttcagcGGGTACTCTATCTAACCTCGTTTGCTACTGATCCGAGAGGAGGAATTCTGTATGCCTTCATTACCCCCAAACCAATTATTGCCCTCACAGGTACGccctttcatttatttttacagagcttttttttctttgatttctctCTGTTTATGTTTGCTTCTATGGTTTGTGTACAGTGTTAAAAGCAGTTAAATCAACCTGTGTTTTGTTCTGAAAATTAgtttagaagaagaagaagaagaacataaGTTAGTGGTTTCGAAATATGCTAATATTCTGATTTGATTCTGTTAAGCTGtgatccaaattgagttctctaCTTAAATCCAGAGAAGCCCGATTGAAACTTCATATGGTTGTTTGATTTTTCTCAAGTGATTCCCTCTGTTCTACATTGGCATTCtaggtctttttttttttttacagggATACGATTTATTTAGCTGTTTTCCAATTTCTTTCCTTCTTTTTAATGGTGTCAGGGTTGTCATAATTAGATAGGCATTTTGTATATAGGAGTTAGGATGAGACTATAACCTTGTGAAAAATAGCTCAGAAGAAGAGCATTCGTTTGTGGTTATGTCATTTTGAAACTAATATAACTGATTTGATTGTTTTATGCTGTAGTCATATTTTAATTCTATAAACTAACTATGTAAGggagtttttataatttttgttatgCTGAAACTTATTTCAGATTCTAACCAATTGACAAGAATCGAGTCCTTTCCGTAGGTACCTACAATTTCAGGCAATGCACATTTCTATTGTTAGATAGTTGTTAGATAGTCTCACATCGCTAATGTGCGGAAAGATAATAGAATGCATAAAAGGAATGGGCTACTCCTCTCATTgctaattgattttgagatggaaccccattcaCATTATCCCATATTCTAACATGTATGTTGCCCGTTTCAGTAGGCTATAGACTTGTTTGTAAAAGCCTTTTCGGGCAGTGTGAAATTTGAAGTGTTGAGCACTGTTTGCTTGGTTTATAAGTATGATAATTTTGTGGTTAGCTCATGTGTCATTGCTTATTACTCTTCTCTCTCCTTTTCTTTCTCGTTATTGATAGCTTTCAAAATTGAGTCCTTGTAAATCTGCATTGTTATTATTGAATGTGGTATTTGAGTTTTGATATTGCAGTTCTTGCTTGGTTACTgattttaaaatttacttggtaatttATCTTAGTGCTCATTTGATTTAATAACATACTTTTTTATGTTACGTTTTTCTTTTAGTAAACATTGAAGAAGTTTTTCTCTAGTATTTTggaactaataataataatataaaaaaaaaagaaaaacaatgttGAGTTTTGGAAGGCTATATATCAAAATGCGTGTTTTTgtgttatataaaaatattgtgaAAAAAGACTAAGCTTTAAGATATGGTGCAGGTTACCTGGTAATAATAACTTAAGAAAGAAGTTGATCTTCTATGGTTGACGCCACCACGGCAGTCTCAAATTCTGAGCAGCCAAACAGGTAAAAGAAAAATGCTTCAACACCAAATTGTACAATCCCCTGCGAGGCTTGGCCTTACCAATCCTAATTCACCCTCTCTTCCTAATCCCACTCCCCCAAAGATACCTCCGTCCCACCATGTGTCCTCAAATTCCTCAGCCACCACAACCACCTCTTCcacccttctctctcttcttcctccaCTCCCTAGAGCTCAATCCCTTCTCATCCAAATGGCTTCTCTTGCCTCCAAACTATTTGAAGTTTCTCCAAATCGTTCTCTTTGGCTCACTGCGTTTCGTGGCGCCCTCCCCACCTTCCTTTCTTCCCAGCCCCACCCTCAATCCTCTTCCTCTTCCCACTCGCCAGACTCTTTTCCTTCTTCCACTAAGGAAATCCTTACACTATTCACTGCTTACCAGACCCAACTCTTTGAGGCTGTTGCTCAGCTCCAAGAGATTCTTGATCTCCAAGATGCTAAGAATAAAGTTGCACGAGAAATCCAATTTAAGGACTCTATGCTACTTTCCTTTGCTAATAAAGTGAAAGAGGCCGAGCGTGTTCTTGACATTCTTGTTGATGATTACTCTGATTATCGCCGTCCCAAGAGATTAAAATTGGTTGATGACACTATagatgaggaagaagaagatgatgatgattctTCTCATGCGACCACCAATACCACTGTTGCATCACAGTTGAATTTATCAGATATCTTGTCCTATGCTCATCGAATAAGCTATACAACATTTGCACCGCCTGAATTTGGCGCTGGTCAAGGAAACCTTTCTGGCGCATTACCACCAGCACCCCAGGAAGGACAAATGCGAGCCTCTCAACTATACAATTTCGCATCTTTGGATGTTGGCTTGCCTAAGATGGTAGAGAGTGAGGAGAAGGCTTTCGAGCCTATGATTGAGCCTGCAGCTCCGTTGCCAGCAGAACCCAACCCACTTTCCAATTTGGCTGCAATTCAAGGTCTGCTTCATCCAAACATCACTGTTCCATCAGGATGGAAACCAGGAATGCCTGTTGAACTGCCAAGTGAGTTGCCCTTGCCTCCACCTGGATGGAAGCCTGGAGACCCGGTGCCTTTGCCCTCCTTGCCATCCCTTCCTGTTCCTAGAGCTGGGGAGCAACGATTCCGTCCTAAGCAACCCGAACCAATACAAGTTCGTCATGTTCAGCTTGATATCCTTGACCAAGATGATGACAGCAGTGATTATAGCAGTGATGATGGAAGCTCCTCCGATGATGATTAGAGCTCTAATAGGTACTAAACTTTTTCtgtttatatatctatatcatAATGAGGTTGCTTTTTTCTTTTAACACAAAACATTGTTTACTCTCTTTGGAAAAATATCTAAGGTAAGGGAAGATTAGGATTGAGAGCAAAGAATGTTGGACTTTGAATTTTGTCTAATTGTGTCATTCATTGATCATTTAGTGAAAACACATAAGAACTTATCAGCTAACTTGTGTTTctttttttccattttgttaCCCAGAAAGTTTGTTACTTTGTAAACGGAGAAGAACCAACTGTAATGACTATAAATTTATTATCTTATAGAATTAAATCAATCTAAACAAAGTTTAAATATCAATTTGGGACTATGCCTGGTATAATATGTTGTTGGTAAATGCAATTTACATATCTAACTTATTTGTTATCCAAGAAAGTGGCAGTTACCATTGACCCTTACTTGGATTGGTggctaattattaattttaaaagcaAAATTTGGATACATTTTGtttagttatattttaattttgaagttCTTTTAGGTGTGTGGCaaggtttaattttatattttcaattAATCATATCAATTGTAGACGTACGAATCGACAATTGAATCAATCGAAAGTGGGTACCGACAACCTGCACACAACAAATGGAAAGTAGATTGTAAAGTCTTTAGAGCACCGGTGTAGTGCCGGCCAAAGGGACTTCAATGTGAACTGAGTTTGGTAGTTTGAAATAGGTTCTAGGTCACTTATTTGACTTTGTTGTTATGTAGTTTGACTTCGATAATGAGCTTGAAATAAGCCTAAATCATAAATTTACAAAGTGGTAGACTGATAGTGTGTTTTTTGGGTAGGGCATGCATTTGCAATTGCTCCCTTTATAGCTTgacattaataaattattatggcatttttgggaaaccCTCTTTCATGCATTCTAACCATGCTTTGAATAACCGAACATATGTTTATATTTTCATGAGACAATAATCCACAACCAAGCAA is a window from the Cannabis sativa cultivar Pink pepper isolate KNU-18-1 chromosome 1, ASM2916894v1, whole genome shotgun sequence genome containing:
- the LOC115706742 gene encoding mediator of RNA polymerase II transcription subunit 4, whose product is MLQHQIVQSPARLGLTNPNSPSLPNPTPPKIPPSHHVSSNSSATTTTSSTLLSLLPPLPRAQSLLIQMASLASKLFEVSPNRSLWLTAFRGALPTFLSSQPHPQSSSSSHSPDSFPSSTKEILTLFTAYQTQLFEAVAQLQEILDLQDAKNKVAREIQFKDSMLLSFANKVKEAERVLDILVDDYSDYRRPKRLKLVDDTIDEEEEDDDDSSHATTNTTVASQLNLSDILSYAHRISYTTFAPPEFGAGQGNLSGALPPAPQEGQMRASQLYNFASLDVGLPKMVESEEKAFEPMIEPAAPLPAEPNPLSNLAAIQGLLHPNITVPSGWKPGMPVELPSELPLPPPGWKPGDPVPLPSLPSLPVPRAGEQRFRPKQPEPIQVRHVQLDILDQDDDSSDYSSDDGSSSDDD